CTCGTGCTCATCGACGACACGGGCTACTCGACCCCGACCGAGGTCGCCGGCTACCTGGGGCTCACCTCCGGTGCCGTCACGAACATGGTCGACCGGATGACCGCGGCCGGCCTCGTCGAGCGCGCGCCGAACCCGAACGACCGGCGGGGGTCACTCCTGCGACTCCGACCCGAGGGCGATGCGGTCGTCCGGGGGTACCGCCAGCGGTACGCCGAGCTGCTCACCGCGGTCGACGCCACGCACGACGGCGACCTCGTCACGCTGCTGAGCGACCTGGCGACGAGCCTCTACGAACAGGCCGGCGCGGCGGAGGGCTGACCGAGCGCGACCACGCCGTCCGCGGCTGCCACGGCGACCGGGTCGTGCGCCGCGTGGATGACGACCGCACCGGCGGCGGCCTCGTCCGCCAGCGCCGCGACGACGAGCGCTGCAGAAGCCGCGTCGACGCCCGCGGTGGGCTCGTCGACCAGCAGCACCGACGCCTCCTGGGCGAACCCGAGCGCGACGAGCACACGCTGCCGCTGCCCGCCGGAGAGCTCGTCGAACGAACGGTGCGCGAGGTCGGCCACGGCCAGGCGCTCGAGCTGGGCCTCGACGACCGAGCGGTCACGCCGCGTGGCCGGGCGCCACCAGGGCCGGGCCCGCCACCGCCCCATCGACACGGCGTCGCGCACGGTCAGCGGGAGCGCGCCGGGCGGGACGGACTGCGGCACGTACGCGACGTCGGTCGGGAGGCCCGCCACCCGCCCGGCGGACCACGGCACCAGTCCGGCGATCGCGTCGAGCACGGTGGACTTGCCCGACCCGTTGGGTCCGGTGAGCGCCGTGACGGCACCAGCCCGGAAGGTCGCGTGCAGTCCGGCGACGACACAGCGGTCACCTCGGTGCAGGGCGACGTCGGTCAGTT
This is a stretch of genomic DNA from Curtobacterium sp. 458. It encodes these proteins:
- a CDS encoding ABC transporter ATP-binding protein, with amino-acid sequence MSRAAAIELTDVALHRGDRCVVAGLHATFRAGAVTALTGPNGSGKSTVLDAIAGLVPWSAGRVAGLPTDVAYVPQSVPPGALPLTVRDAVSMGRWRARPWWRPATRRDRSVVEAQLERLAVADLAHRSFDELSGGQRQRVLVALGFAQEASVLLVDEPTAGVDAASAALVVAALADEAAAGAVVIHAAHDPVAVAAADGVVALGQPSAAPACS
- a CDS encoding MarR family transcriptional regulator; translation: MTRAGAPEPTTDPGELISAFDAVVRANAVLVRQLSARAGVHENALRALVLIDDTGYSTPTEVAGYLGLTSGAVTNMVDRMTAAGLVERAPNPNDRRGSLLRLRPEGDAVVRGYRQRYAELLTAVDATHDGDLVTLLSDLATSLYEQAGAAEG